One genomic window of Arachis stenosperma cultivar V10309 chromosome 10, arast.V10309.gnm1.PFL2, whole genome shotgun sequence includes the following:
- the LOC130956316 gene encoding uncharacterized protein LOC130956316: MSSPFPSCFRPSHTRRNGPPLPAPPGSSNPNLTTYLYHTDTGLVTLTWSRSILGRSLHVQVHNHNPFDSPSSTSSSSPSSSSFQLHIKPFIFWKKHGSKTLSSTTRLFWNLSKAKFSSSFSPEPHSSFYLALVVHNRIVLLLGDSPKDAYSKSKALHANNPHSLLLKKEHVFADTVYSTTAIFGGKTRRIQIDCGSSRDNDSASSKLSFSVDGDRVLQIKRLKWKFRGNERVEIDGVPVQISWDVYNWLFDKDSNGDGHAIFMFKFEADEHGVDRNVVNPWAQQNWNLGLSGSCDWAKMSSSSVSVGSSAGSFGGSSSVLEWSSVEENELVDPIGFSLIVYAWKR, encoded by the coding sequence atgtCATCGCCATTCCCTTCCTGCTTTCGGCCATCCCACACCCGCCGTAATGGTCCTCCATTACCGGCGCCACCAGGCTCCTCCAACCCCAACCTGACCACATACCTGTACCACACCGACACGGGCCTCGTGACTCTAACATGGTCACGCTCTATCTTAGGCCGCTCCCTCCACGTCCAGGTCCACAACCACAACCCCTTCGATTCcccttcttctacttcttcttcttctccttcttcctcctcctttcAACTTCACATAAAGCCCTTCATATTCTGGAAGAAGCACGGATCCAAAACCCTCTCTTCCACCACGCGACTCTTCTGGAACCTCTCCAAGGCCAAGTTCTCTTCCTCCTTCTCCCCGGAACCCCACTCCTCCTTCTACCTCGCGCTCGTCGTCCACAACCGCATCGTTCTCCTCCTCGGCGATTCCCCCAAAGACGCCTACTCCAAGTCCAAGGCTCTCCACGCTAACAACCCCCACTCCCTCCTCCTCAAGAAGGAACACGTCTTTGCCGACACCGTTTACTCCACCACCGCCATTTTCGGCGGCAAGACCCGCCGTATTCAAATCGACTGCGGCTCCTCCAGGGATAACGACTCTGCCTCCTCCAAGCTCTCTTTCTCCGTCGACGGCGACAGGGTGCTGCAGATAAAGCGCCTCAAGTGGAAGTTCAGGGGCAATGAGAGAGTTGAAATCGACGGCGTTCCGGTTCAGATCTCGTGGGACGTGTACAACTGGCTCTTCGACAAGGATAGTAACGGCGATGGGCACGCCATTTTCATGTTCAAGTTCGAGGCGGATGAACATGGCGTGGACAGGAACGTCGTGAATCCATGGGCGCAGCAGAACTGGAACTTGGGTTTGAGTGGCTCCTGCGACTGGGCCAAGATGTCGTCTTCTTCCGTCTCGGTGGGTTCCTCCGCCGGGTCATTCGGCGGAAGCTCCTCCGTGTTGGAATGGTCCAGTGTGGAGGAGAACGAGTTGGTAGATCCCATTGGCTTCTCACTCATTGTTTATGCATGGAAGCGCTGA